The proteins below come from a single Leptotrichia sp. oral taxon 223 genomic window:
- a CDS encoding YiiG family protein: MKKTKVLVTLLMLLLVISCGKKGNGKDKGPDLKNIGGTNKKVNEVEKYNLYIEIYNKLHSFEKTANSYFKEVGAEAQFKKPDGSVDADFYDVKNIITELEKAIPAKPKMAELDKASENLLAVFKELKPLADDMNSYYSGKDYTSDNYKKAQEFHTKFLEILKKYDVAVLAFRTEMDKKIVEQREKEAKQLQKEGRAIAYNRMMILSVGEEVLNEISRQKLTGANVVSGDAGKFKGLQEKLINVVAEFNKSVKDEKQMKKEGYKDYQLSSFIDEADGFKASLASLVERIEAKKPISEFSLRDQFFLENETGSPENVIKSFNELVKEYNSMNK, from the coding sequence ATGAAAAAAACAAAAGTATTAGTAACGTTATTGATGCTGTTACTTGTAATTTCGTGTGGAAAAAAAGGAAATGGTAAGGATAAAGGGCCTGACTTAAAAAATATTGGGGGAACAAATAAGAAAGTTAATGAAGTTGAAAAATATAATTTGTATATTGAAATTTATAATAAATTGCATAGCTTTGAGAAGACAGCTAATTCTTATTTTAAAGAAGTTGGGGCAGAAGCTCAATTTAAAAAGCCAGATGGAAGTGTAGATGCAGATTTTTACGATGTTAAGAATATTATAACAGAATTGGAAAAAGCAATACCGGCAAAACCTAAAATGGCAGAACTTGACAAGGCTTCGGAAAATTTACTTGCAGTATTTAAAGAATTGAAACCATTAGCAGATGATATGAATTCTTATTATTCTGGAAAAGACTATACAAGTGACAATTACAAGAAAGCTCAGGAATTTCATACAAAATTTTTAGAAATTCTAAAAAAATATGATGTAGCAGTTTTGGCATTTAGAACAGAAATGGATAAAAAAATAGTTGAGCAAAGGGAAAAGGAAGCTAAGCAACTGCAAAAAGAAGGAAGAGCAATTGCGTATAACAGAATGATGATTTTGAGCGTGGGAGAAGAAGTGCTAAATGAAATTAGCAGACAAAAATTAACTGGGGCAAATGTAGTTTCTGGAGATGCTGGCAAATTTAAGGGTTTACAGGAAAAATTGATTAATGTGGTAGCAGAATTTAATAAATCTGTAAAAGATGAAAAACAAATGAAAAAAGAAGGTTATAAAGATTATCAGTTAAGCAGTTTTATAGATGAAGCTGACGGGTTTAAAGCAAGTCTGGCTAGTCTTGTGGAAAGAATTGAAGCAAAAAAACCAATATCTGAATTTTCATTAAGAGATCAGTTCTTCTTGGAAAATGAAACAGGGTCGCCAGAAAACGTTATCAAATCATTTAACGAGCTTGTAAAAGAATACAATAGTATGAATAAGTAA
- the purB gene encoding adenylosuccinate lyase: protein MADMSIYSNPLAERYSSKEMLHIFSPEFKFRTWRKLWINLAEAEKELGLDFITDEQIAELKKFKDDVDFEVAAKFEKKLRHDVMAHVHTYGEQAKNARKIIHLGATSAYVGDNTDLIQIKEGLLVIRKRMLVLIEKMRDFALEYKDLPTLGFTHFQAAQLTTVGKRATLWLHSLLLDFEELEFRLEHLRFRGVKGTTGTQASFKDLFEGDFEKVKQLDELVTKKAGFDKKQGVSGQTYDRKVDAQILNLLSNIAQSSHKFTNDFRLLQHLKELEEPFEKNQIGSSAMAYKRNPMRSERISSLAKYVISSSQTGALVFATQWFERTLDDSASKRLSIPQAFLAVDAILIIWLNIMDGVVVYPKVIETNIQRELPFMATENIIMESVKKGMDRQEVHEIIRELSMEETKEIKLNGKPNRLIDRIIKDGRLGLKAEDMEGILVSANYTGFAGQQTEDFVKNEINPILDRYKDEIVEDREELRV, encoded by the coding sequence ATGGCAGATATGAGTATATATTCAAATCCGTTGGCGGAAAGATATTCTAGTAAGGAGATGTTACACATTTTTTCGCCTGAGTTTAAGTTTAGAACTTGGAGAAAATTGTGGATAAATTTGGCTGAGGCTGAGAAGGAACTGGGGCTTGATTTTATTACAGATGAGCAGATTGCAGAACTTAAAAAATTTAAGGATGATGTGGATTTTGAAGTCGCGGCAAAATTTGAGAAAAAATTAAGACACGATGTGATGGCTCATGTGCATACTTATGGGGAACAGGCGAAAAATGCGAGAAAAATTATTCACTTGGGAGCGACAAGTGCGTATGTTGGGGATAATACTGATTTGATTCAAATTAAGGAAGGGCTTTTAGTCATTAGAAAAAGGATGCTTGTCTTAATTGAAAAAATGAGAGATTTTGCATTGGAATATAAAGATTTGCCAACTTTAGGATTTACACATTTCCAAGCAGCACAGCTTACAACTGTTGGAAAAAGGGCGACATTGTGGCTTCATTCTTTGCTTCTTGATTTTGAGGAATTGGAATTTAGATTAGAGCACTTGAGATTTAGAGGAGTTAAAGGGACTACTGGGACTCAGGCTAGTTTTAAAGACTTATTCGAAGGAGATTTTGAAAAAGTAAAGCAACTAGATGAACTGGTTACGAAAAAAGCTGGATTTGATAAAAAACAAGGCGTTTCAGGGCAAACTTACGATAGAAAAGTGGACGCACAAATTTTGAATTTATTGTCAAATATTGCTCAATCTTCACATAAATTTACAAATGATTTTAGATTGCTACAACATTTGAAAGAATTGGAAGAACCGTTTGAAAAAAATCAAATTGGTTCAAGTGCGATGGCTTACAAGAGAAATCCGATGAGAAGTGAAAGAATTTCATCACTTGCTAAATACGTAATTTCAAGCTCACAAACAGGTGCGTTAGTTTTTGCAACACAATGGTTTGAAAGAACGCTAGACGATTCGGCAAGTAAAAGACTTTCAATTCCACAGGCATTTTTAGCAGTGGATGCAATTTTAATTATTTGGCTTAACATTATGGATGGAGTTGTTGTTTATCCAAAAGTAATTGAAACAAACATCCAGAGAGAGCTACCTTTTATGGCAACTGAAAACATCATTATGGAATCAGTAAAAAAAGGGATGGATAGACAAGAAGTTCATGAAATCATAAGAGAACTTTCGATGGAAGAAACAAAGGAAATTAAATTGAATGGGAAGCCTAACAGATTAATTGACAGAATTATAAAAGACGGCAGATTAGGACTTAAAGCAGAAGATATGGAAGGAATCTTGGTTTCTGCTAATTATACTGGATTTGCTGGGCAGCAGACTGAGGATTTTGTGAAAAATGAGATTAATCCGATTTTAGATAGATATAAGGATGAGATTGTGGAGGATAGGGAGGAATTGAGGGTTTAA
- a CDS encoding adenylosuccinate synthase codes for MGNNTFVIVGTQWGDEGKGKIIDVLSPKADYVVRFQGGNNAGHTVVVNDEKFILHLLPSGIINSAGKCIIGAGVVVDIEVLLQEIDELEKRGKKLDNLYIDERAHIIMPYHIEIDKAKEEAMGENKIGTTQRGIGPCYIDKIARNGIRIGDLLEPERFKDKLTWNVNEKNDMLVRYGKGTFDLEKLYEKFMKLSEKIKFRIIDAVVEINEGIEAGKVVLFEGAQALMLDIDYGTYPYVTSSSPTSGGVTVGTGVAPTKISRVLGVMKAYTTRVGEGPFPTELENEDGETLRKVGHEFGATTGRPRRCGWLDLVIGKYAVLIDGLTDIVLTKLDVLTGFEKIKVAVGYEIDGKVCYSYPGNLRKSKDLKIIYEELDGWNEDITQIKNYKDLPENCKKYVEYIEKKLKCRVSMISVGPERSQNIYRYDLGEFVK; via the coding sequence ATGGGAAATAATACTTTTGTGATTGTGGGAACGCAGTGGGGAGATGAAGGAAAAGGTAAAATAATCGATGTACTGTCTCCAAAAGCAGATTATGTAGTTAGGTTTCAAGGTGGGAATAATGCTGGGCATACGGTTGTTGTAAATGATGAGAAGTTTATTTTGCATCTGCTGCCGTCTGGAATTATTAATTCAGCTGGAAAATGTATAATTGGGGCTGGGGTTGTTGTTGATATTGAGGTACTGCTACAGGAAATAGATGAGCTGGAAAAAAGAGGGAAAAAACTGGATAATCTTTACATTGACGAAAGAGCCCATATTATAATGCCTTATCATATTGAAATTGACAAAGCGAAAGAAGAAGCTATGGGAGAAAACAAAATTGGGACTACTCAAAGAGGAATTGGGCCTTGCTACATTGACAAAATCGCAAGAAATGGGATTAGAATCGGAGATTTGCTGGAGCCTGAAAGATTTAAGGATAAACTTACTTGGAACGTAAATGAAAAAAATGATATGCTGGTTAGATATGGTAAAGGAACTTTTGATTTGGAAAAACTTTACGAAAAATTTATGAAACTTTCTGAAAAAATCAAATTTAGAATAATTGATGCGGTTGTGGAAATTAACGAAGGGATTGAAGCTGGAAAAGTGGTGCTTTTTGAAGGAGCACAAGCGTTAATGCTTGACATCGACTACGGAACTTACCCTTACGTAACTTCATCATCACCAACATCTGGAGGAGTAACAGTTGGAACTGGGGTTGCACCGACAAAAATCTCAAGAGTGTTAGGAGTTATGAAAGCCTACACAACAAGAGTTGGAGAAGGACCTTTCCCTACAGAATTGGAAAATGAAGATGGAGAAACTTTAAGAAAAGTTGGACACGAATTTGGTGCGACAACTGGGCGTCCTAGACGATGTGGATGGCTTGACTTGGTAATTGGGAAATATGCAGTGTTAATTGATGGCTTGACAGACATTGTATTGACAAAATTAGATGTGTTGACTGGATTTGAAAAAATTAAAGTTGCAGTTGGTTATGAAATTGATGGAAAAGTTTGTTATTCATATCCTGGAAACTTGAGAAAATCTAAAGACTTGAAAATAATTTATGAAGAATTGGACGGATGGAATGAAGATATTACTCAAATAAAAAATTACAAAGATTTGCCAGAAAATTGTAAAAAATATGTTGAATATATTGAAAAGAAATTAAAATGTCGTGTTTCAATGATTTCGGTGGGGCCTGAAAGAAGTCAGAATATTTATAGATATGATTTGGGAGAGTTTGTGAAGTAA
- a CDS encoding tetratricopeptide repeat protein, with amino-acid sequence MKKVLISIVFLISINVFADINSEIKNLKQLKVDNEFIEGYKKAVNEFSSTKKLSDKYMAEYLNIGMIYLKNSKYDEAIELYNRILKSNLKNVSTNYWAYYGISSAYFYKKDFKNSFEYGKKAIEMDIKQKKELPFIPKDEMEDYRRRNLAERTFLSGYSQEKYEEILNIFLETIKDENYKNVISKDEVIIKTLVSATMQIRKKDEKLSDKYLKELEKLKIFKVVKVD; translated from the coding sequence ATGAAAAAAGTTTTAATTTCAATCGTATTTTTAATTTCAATAAATGTATTTGCAGATATTAATAGTGAAATAAAAAATTTGAAGCAACTTAAAGTAGATAATGAATTTATTGAAGGATATAAAAAGGCAGTAAATGAATTTTCTTCTACGAAAAAATTATCTGACAAATATATGGCAGAATATCTTAATATCGGTATGATTTATTTGAAAAATTCAAAATACGATGAAGCAATAGAGCTGTATAATAGAATTTTAAAGAGTAATTTAAAAAATGTAAGTACTAATTATTGGGCTTATTATGGAATTTCATCTGCGTATTTTTACAAAAAGGATTTTAAAAATTCATTTGAATATGGGAAAAAAGCAATAGAAATGGATATTAAGCAGAAAAAAGAATTACCATTCATTCCAAAAGATGAAATGGAAGATTATAGGAGAAGAAATTTAGCAGAAAGAACTTTTTTATCAGGGTACTCACAAGAAAAATATGAAGAAATATTAAATATATTTTTAGAAACAATCAAAGACGAAAATTATAAAAATGTTATTTCAAAAGATGAGGTAATAATAAAAACGTTAGTGAGTGCAACGATGCAAATCAGGAAAAAAGATGAAAAACTTTCTGATAAGTATTTGAAAGAATTAGAAAAATTAAAAATTTTTAAAGTTGTCAAAGTTGATTAA
- a CDS encoding very short patch repair endonuclease: MKKKKPLTRSQNMARIKSKNTKPEIYIRKLLYKMGYRYRVNYSQLPGTPDIFILKYNTAIFVNGCFWHRHKDCKIATFPKTHKEFWKEKFRRNVERDVEVREKLFELDISVITIWECEVNKMRQNEEYRNKYLKILKDRIERIFNYEEEDISVQMEIAEKSTPYK, encoded by the coding sequence ATGAAAAAGAAAAAACCTCTTACAAGAAGCCAGAACATGGCAAGAATAAAATCTAAAAACACTAAGCCTGAGATTTATATTCGGAAATTGCTTTATAAAATGGGATATAGATACAGGGTTAATTATTCACAGCTTCCAGGAACGCCTGATATTTTTATTTTGAAATATAATACTGCGATATTTGTGAATGGATGCTTTTGGCATAGGCATAAGGATTGTAAAATTGCTACTTTTCCTAAGACACATAAGGAATTTTGGAAAGAGAAGTTTAGGAGGAATGTGGAGCGGGATGTTGAGGTTCGTGAGAAACTTTTTGAGCTGGATATTAGCGTTATTACGATTTGGGAATGTGAAGTTAATAAAATGCGACAGAATGAAGAATACAGAAATAAATATCTGAAAATTTTGAAAGATAGGATTGAGAGGATTTTTAATTATGAGGAAGAGGATATTTCAGTGCAGATGGAAATTGCAGAGAAAAGTACACCTTACAAATAA
- a CDS encoding lipopolysaccharide assembly protein LapB, whose protein sequence is MKKILFFISVLFLSCFAMAQNGDEEAERARELFYQKDFKNAEKLYLSAIDKGNLIALNDLGNLYYLKRDYSEAKKYFQKSIDKGGTVALFNLAEVYRIEKNFSQAEKYYLLAISKGETQSYNNLALLYSENGKIEKAIETYLKAGENGDIKGYYNLANLYFYEPKYKNLKKAEKYYLKGEEQNHQNSIRMLGFVYQELKDYKKAKEYYLKALRNNENDGILVNLGLVYNELGETKKAEETHLKAIEKGYIGSMYNLASFYKKNGKIEEAKKWYKKALENGIESAREDLEELEGEKASKSQDNVNSSILFDTITLKLVGQGLSKTDGNKIELEYENFKATGKNKKVYTEKDFQVNGKKPKIMISKIVSTKMIRNFIESDEEIHVIGLLDETNEREKGIRYKPFDVKFTENQDWVKKIYFKDGVIYIWDN, encoded by the coding sequence ATGAAAAAAATACTATTCTTTATTAGTGTATTATTTTTATCCTGCTTTGCTATGGCTCAAAATGGCGATGAAGAAGCGGAACGAGCAAGGGAACTTTTTTATCAAAAAGATTTTAAAAATGCTGAAAAACTTTATTTATCTGCAATAGATAAAGGAAATTTAATAGCTTTAAATGATTTGGGAAATTTATATTATTTAAAGAGAGATTATTCAGAAGCCAAAAAATATTTTCAAAAATCAATAGATAAAGGTGGAACAGTTGCTTTATTTAATTTAGCTGAAGTTTATAGAATTGAAAAAAATTTTTCCCAAGCTGAAAAATATTATTTGTTAGCAATAAGCAAAGGAGAAACACAATCATACAATAATTTGGCACTTCTTTATTCTGAAAATGGAAAAATTGAAAAAGCAATAGAAACTTATTTAAAAGCTGGAGAAAATGGAGATATTAAAGGATATTATAATTTAGCCAATTTATATTTTTATGAGCCTAAATATAAAAATTTAAAAAAGGCAGAAAAATATTATTTAAAAGGAGAAGAACAAAATCATCAAAATTCTATAAGAATGTTAGGGTTTGTTTATCAGGAATTAAAAGATTATAAGAAAGCTAAGGAGTATTATCTGAAGGCTTTAAGAAATAATGAGAATGATGGGATTCTTGTAAATTTAGGTTTAGTTTACAATGAATTAGGAGAAACAAAAAAAGCAGAGGAAACCCATTTAAAAGCCATTGAAAAAGGATATATTGGAAGTATGTATAATTTGGCAAGTTTTTATAAAAAAAATGGAAAAATTGAAGAGGCTAAAAAATGGTATAAAAAAGCTTTGGAAAATGGAATAGAATCTGCAAGAGAAGACTTAGAAGAATTGGAAGGGGAAAAAGCAAGTAAATCTCAAGATAATGTAAATTCTTCTATTCTTTTTGATACAATTACTTTAAAATTAGTCGGACAAGGATTATCAAAAACTGATGGAAATAAAATAGAATTGGAATATGAGAATTTTAAAGCGACTGGAAAAAATAAAAAAGTATACACAGAAAAAGATTTTCAAGTAAATGGTAAAAAGCCAAAAATTATGATAAGTAAAATAGTTTCTACCAAAATGATAAGAAATTTTATTGAAAGTGATGAAGAAATACACGTAATTGGACTTTTAGACGAAACTAATGAAAGAGAGAAAGGAATTAGATATAAGCCGTTTGATGTTAAATTTACTGAAAATCAAGATTGGGTAAAGAAAATTTATTTTAAAGATGGAGTAATTTATATTTGGGATAATTAA
- a CDS encoding GIY-YIG nuclease family protein, with protein sequence MKKRGKNINVFLMDGDSNGRIKCTLSNWTGVAYKIPRIELEKCKDRKELKQSGVYFLFGVSDDNEDFVYIGKAGSRNNGEGILDRLQEHNRNIKNEEWKEYWREAVVFTTSNHSFGQTEIGYLEHHFYELAKKSKRYATKNSNSTNPGNITEEKESELEEYIDYAKIIIGVLGYKVFKPLNEIEINNHNYEKEILYLKNSKVEAKCIQSSEGFVLLKGSKISKEIKNSLSSNLIKLREKVKNNILEKDMLFPSISSAAKFVLGYSINGWDVWKNEEGKTFKEINNS encoded by the coding sequence ATGAAAAAAAGAGGAAAAAATATAAATGTATTTCTTATGGATGGTGATTCTAATGGAAGAATAAAATGTACTTTATCAAATTGGACAGGAGTAGCATATAAAATTCCAAGAATTGAATTAGAGAAATGCAAGGATAGAAAAGAATTAAAACAAAGTGGTGTATATTTTTTATTTGGTGTATCTGATGACAATGAAGATTTTGTTTACATAGGAAAAGCAGGTTCGAGAAATAATGGAGAAGGTATTTTAGATAGGCTTCAAGAACATAATAGAAATATAAAAAATGAAGAATGGAAAGAATATTGGAGAGAAGCAGTTGTTTTTACTACTTCAAATCATTCTTTTGGGCAAACAGAAATAGGATATTTGGAACATCATTTTTATGAGTTGGCTAAAAAATCTAAAAGGTATGCTACTAAAAATTCAAATTCAACTAATCCTGGGAACATTACCGAAGAAAAAGAAAGTGAATTAGAGGAATATATAGATTATGCAAAAATAATAATAGGTGTATTAGGGTATAAAGTATTTAAACCATTAAATGAGATTGAAATTAATAATCATAATTATGAAAAAGAAATTCTTTATTTGAAAAATTCAAAAGTAGAAGCAAAATGTATACAAAGTTCAGAAGGTTTTGTTCTTTTAAAAGGAAGTAAGATAAGTAAAGAAATAAAAAATTCTCTAAGTTCAAATTTAATTAAACTTAGAGAAAAAGTAAAAAATAATATTTTAGAAAAAGATATGTTATTTCCTAGTATTAGTTCTGCAGCAAAATTTGTTTTGGGTTATAGTATAAATGGTTGGGATGTATGGAAAAATGAAGAAGGAAAAACGTTTAAAGAAATAAATAATTCATAA